In the genome of Desulfofalx alkaliphila DSM 12257, one region contains:
- the pcrA gene encoding DNA helicase PcrA: protein MEHILENLNEAQRQAVQQTEGPVLVLAGAGSGKTRVLTHRIAYLLKEGVAPWNILAITFTNKAAREMRDRVEQMVSASQARELWVSTFHSACLRILRREIQALGYDRNFVIYDDADQQTVIKECLKELNIDDKRFSARSISAAISAAKNKLMEADRYLEQAEDFYTQTVARVYQLYQQNLLINNAVDFDDLLLLTVKLFEQHSHVLTYYQDRFKYILVDEYQDTNQVQYVLVNMLAQRHRNLCVVGDPNQSIYRWRGADIENILNFERDYKEARVIKLEQNYRSTQTILEAANAVIAHNASSKKLKLWTALGEGEPIVFKYCQDERDEGYYLSRTIRRLVSEEGYRYSDFAVLYRTHAQSRAIEERLMTANIPYNIVGGLKFYDRKEIKDLLAYLRLLVNPRDAVAFQRIINVPKRGIGPASVAKMQNWAAENKVGLVDALANAAVIPGLTAKVRAAAAELADMFGQLKEQEGYLSVTDLVEQVLERSGYLNELKKEDTVESRTRIENLQEFYTVTKEYDLNNEEGSLEDFLANISLVTDLDSYQGDANAVSLMSLHMAKGLEFPVVFLTGMEEGIFPHLRSLDEPEEMEEERRICYVGITRARRLLYLTYCWSRTLYGRTQNNLPSRFIEEIPDELISRDVLHQSGSNNSIRTSPAGASKEVGTFLLGDNVVHRKWGEGVVVAVKGEGKDAEIKVAFPEQGIKTLIAQYAPLEKVTK from the coding sequence ATGGAGCATATATTAGAAAACTTAAATGAGGCACAACGACAGGCTGTTCAGCAAACTGAAGGGCCTGTTTTAGTACTGGCCGGTGCAGGCAGCGGCAAAACCAGGGTGCTGACTCACCGGATAGCTTATCTCTTAAAAGAGGGGGTTGCCCCCTGGAACATCTTGGCCATTACTTTTACCAATAAGGCTGCACGGGAAATGAGAGATAGGGTGGAACAAATGGTTTCTGCAAGCCAAGCCAGGGAACTGTGGGTGAGTACCTTTCACTCCGCCTGTTTGCGCATATTGCGCCGGGAAATTCAAGCGCTTGGTTATGACAGAAACTTTGTTATCTATGATGATGCAGACCAGCAAACGGTAATAAAAGAGTGTTTAAAGGAACTAAACATAGACGATAAGCGTTTTTCAGCCCGGTCAATTTCCGCTGCCATATCTGCCGCTAAAAACAAACTGATGGAGGCCGACCGCTATCTAGAGCAGGCAGAGGACTTTTACACCCAAACGGTGGCCAGGGTTTACCAATTATATCAACAAAACTTGCTGATAAACAACGCTGTGGATTTTGATGACCTGCTTTTACTCACTGTGAAGCTCTTTGAGCAGCACAGCCATGTGCTCACCTACTACCAGGACCGCTTTAAGTACATATTGGTGGATGAATATCAAGATACCAACCAGGTGCAATATGTGCTGGTAAATATGTTGGCCCAGCGCCACCGAAACCTTTGTGTGGTGGGGGATCCCAACCAGTCAATTTACCGCTGGCGGGGTGCGGATATAGAAAACATACTGAACTTTGAGCGGGATTATAAAGAGGCGAGGGTTATAAAGTTAGAGCAAAACTACCGCAGCACCCAAACAATACTGGAGGCAGCCAACGCAGTGATTGCCCACAATGCCAGCAGTAAAAAATTAAAACTGTGGACAGCCTTGGGCGAAGGCGAGCCCATAGTATTTAAATACTGTCAAGATGAGCGCGATGAGGGTTACTATCTCAGCCGCACTATCCGCCGCCTGGTGAGTGAAGAGGGTTACCGCTACAGTGATTTTGCCGTGCTATATCGCACCCATGCCCAATCAAGGGCCATTGAGGAAAGACTGATGACAGCCAATATTCCCTACAATATTGTGGGGGGGCTAAAGTTCTATGACCGAAAAGAAATCAAAGATTTGCTGGCCTATTTACGCCTGCTGGTTAACCCCCGGGATGCGGTGGCCTTTCAAAGAATAATTAATGTGCCCAAGCGGGGCATTGGCCCTGCCTCTGTTGCCAAGATGCAGAATTGGGCAGCGGAAAATAAGGTTGGCTTGGTGGATGCCTTGGCCAATGCCGCTGTGATACCGGGCTTAACTGCTAAAGTACGGGCTGCGGCGGCAGAGCTGGCTGATATGTTTGGGCAATTGAAGGAGCAAGAAGGCTATTTAAGCGTAACTGACTTGGTGGAGCAGGTGCTGGAGCGGAGCGGCTACCTAAACGAGCTAAAAAAGGAAGATACGGTGGAGTCCCGTACCAGAATAGAAAACCTGCAGGAGTTCTACACTGTGACCAAAGAGTATGACCTTAATAATGAAGAAGGGTCCCTGGAAGATTTTTTGGCCAATATTTCACTGGTTACCGATTTAGACAGCTACCAGGGGGATGCCAATGCCGTTTCTTTGATGTCCCTGCACATGGCCAAGGGCTTGGAGTTTCCGGTGGTGTTTTTAACCGGCATGGAGGAAGGTATATTCCCCCACCTGCGCTCCTTGGATGAGCCGGAGGAAATGGAGGAGGAACGGCGAATTTGTTATGTGGGCATTACCCGGGCCCGGCGGCTCTTATATCTCACCTACTGCTGGAGCCGTACTCTGTACGGGCGCACCCAAAACAACCTGCCTTCCAGGTTTATTGAGGAAATACCCGATGAACTGATCAGCCGGGATGTGCTGCACCAATCCGGTAGCAATAACAGCATCAGGACTTCACCGGCCGGCGCTTCAAAGGAAGTAGGCACCTTTCTTTTAGGTGACAATGTGGTGCACCGCAAGTGGGGTGAAGGTGTTGTGGTGGCTGTAAAGGGTGAAGGGAAGGATGCCGAAATTAAGGTGGCTTTTCCTGAACAGGGCATCAAAACCTTAATTGCCCAATACGCTCCTTTAGAAAAGGTAACAAAGTAA
- a CDS encoding lipid II flippase Amj family protein produces MTRLILAAILTALIHLINTLIYSVRPAGVHTKRLAIAYSLFNVIFLFASTANMVLAPLLSSIVEHGIQRASAASPGVDISGIVNTALYQQELAALNQDIRLVILAATAGTLVGIIFIPTFVRVFVRGIMLFDEIKSVPKMLLMLLFSPRRIISLLRSFELPGKDMVRRARAKKANLPKTFLWMNFFANAIFTTSVLSAMYAGALFPEFRATSVVLSGVVNGFATLMFVMVVDPTAAMITDQALRGERDEYDVKQMSFYLALTRLGGTVLAQAIFVPAALLIQYVAMFIAHPPF; encoded by the coding sequence ATGACTCGATTAATCTTGGCAGCGATACTTACTGCATTAATCCATTTGATAAATACCTTGATTTATTCTGTGCGGCCGGCTGGGGTGCATACCAAGCGCTTGGCCATTGCCTACTCGCTTTTTAATGTGATTTTTTTATTTGCCAGCACCGCCAACATGGTGTTGGCACCTTTGCTGTCTTCCATTGTTGAGCACGGTATTCAGCGGGCATCGGCAGCCAGCCCCGGTGTGGATATTTCAGGGATAGTGAACACCGCCCTTTACCAACAGGAATTGGCGGCCCTTAACCAGGACATCCGGCTGGTTATTTTGGCTGCCACGGCGGGAACCCTGGTGGGAATTATATTCATTCCTACCTTTGTGAGGGTATTTGTGCGTGGAATAATGCTTTTTGATGAAATAAAATCGGTGCCCAAAATGCTGCTGATGCTACTGTTTAGCCCCCGGCGAATTATTAGTTTACTGCGCTCCTTTGAATTGCCCGGTAAAGATATGGTCCGGCGGGCAAGGGCAAAGAAGGCTAATCTGCCTAAGACCTTTTTGTGGATGAATTTTTTTGCCAATGCCATCTTTACCACCAGTGTGCTGTCAGCCATGTATGCCGGTGCCTTGTTTCCGGAGTTCAGGGCCACTTCGGTGGTGCTGTCCGGGGTGGTTAACGGATTTGCTACCCTGATGTTTGTAATGGTGGTGGACCCCACCGCGGCAATGATTACCGACCAGGCCTTGCGCGGTGAAAGGGACGAATATGACGTTAAGCAAATGTCTTTTTACCTGGCCCTGACCAGGTTGGGGGGCACAGTGCTGGCCCAGGCTATTTTTGTTCCGGCGGCACTGCTCATTCAGTATGTAGCCATGTTCATTGCCCACCCGCCCTTTTAG
- the ligA gene encoding NAD-dependent DNA ligase LigA, whose protein sequence is MSSIEKARAELDSLRREIEEHDYRYYVLDDPVIDDSQYDQLMKRLLQLEKEYPQLVTPDSPSQRVGGQVQEGFKPVRHLAPMLSLGNSFDEGELRDFDRRVRAALAGQSVEYVVELKIDGLAISLVYEKGIFVRGATRGNGEMGEDITQNLKTVGSIPLRLRRPVDRLEVRGEAYMPKDAFADLNARREERGEPLFANPRNAAAGSLRQLDPGITAQRRISTFIYAIGHVEGQALPNHYAGLQWLKELGFRTNPEVQVFDHISKVIEYVNSWQQRRFDLPYAIDGLVIKVNSIEQQEALGFTAKSPRWAIAYKFPAEKAITRVEDIKLTVGRTGVLTPTAFLTPVAVAGSTVSRAVLHNEDIIKKKDIRIGDTVVVHKAGDVIPEIVEVLVDKRRGQEREFIYPDHCPECGTQLVRAAGEVAHRCPNTQCPARNREGIFHFVSRGAMDIEGLGPAVVTQLLREGLISDAADLYSLKFEDLIELERFGEKSAQNLLNAIEDSKERPLSRLIFALGIRHVGQTAAKKLAEHFGSLDGLARATEEELLAVYEVGPKMAESIVKWFAQENNIKLLNKLIFAGVNTAHEETSKTSDESLAGKTFVLTGTLADFTRRQAKAAIEARGGKVTSSVSKKTDFVVVGENPGSKYEKAQSLGIEILTEEKFKKLVN, encoded by the coding sequence ATGTCCAGTATTGAAAAGGCCCGGGCAGAGCTTGACAGTCTGCGCCGGGAGATTGAAGAACATGATTACCGGTACTATGTTTTAGATGACCCGGTGATTGATGACAGCCAGTATGACCAATTGATGAAACGCTTGCTGCAGTTGGAAAAGGAATATCCCCAATTGGTGACACCGGATTCCCCGTCCCAAAGGGTGGGCGGACAGGTGCAGGAGGGCTTTAAGCCCGTTAGGCACCTGGCGCCCATGCTCAGTTTAGGCAACTCCTTTGATGAAGGTGAACTGCGGGATTTTGATCGCCGGGTGCGTGCTGCCCTGGCCGGTCAATCGGTGGAGTATGTGGTGGAACTGAAAATAGACGGCCTGGCCATATCTTTGGTTTATGAAAAGGGTATTTTTGTGCGCGGGGCCACCAGGGGAAACGGTGAAATGGGGGAAGATATTACCCAAAATTTAAAAACGGTGGGCAGTATTCCCTTGCGCTTGCGCCGGCCGGTGGACAGGCTGGAGGTGCGGGGCGAAGCCTATATGCCCAAGGATGCCTTTGCCGACTTGAACGCCCGGCGGGAGGAAAGGGGTGAACCCCTCTTTGCCAACCCCCGCAACGCAGCTGCGGGAAGCCTGCGCCAATTGGATCCCGGCATCACTGCCCAGCGCCGGATAAGCACCTTTATCTATGCCATCGGCCATGTGGAGGGCCAGGCGCTGCCTAATCATTACGCCGGTTTACAGTGGTTAAAGGAACTGGGCTTCCGCACCAATCCTGAGGTGCAGGTTTTCGACCACATATCCAAGGTGATAGAGTATGTCAATAGCTGGCAGCAAAGGCGTTTTGATCTGCCCTATGCCATAGACGGTTTGGTCATTAAGGTAAACTCAATAGAGCAACAAGAGGCCTTGGGTTTCACTGCCAAAAGCCCCCGTTGGGCCATTGCCTATAAGTTTCCGGCAGAAAAGGCCATAACCCGGGTGGAGGATATTAAACTTACCGTGGGTCGCACCGGTGTGCTCACCCCCACTGCCTTTCTTACACCGGTTGCGGTGGCGGGCAGCACCGTGAGCAGGGCGGTGCTGCATAATGAAGATATTATTAAAAAGAAGGATATCAGAATTGGCGACACGGTGGTGGTGCATAAGGCCGGGGATGTTATTCCGGAAATTGTGGAAGTATTGGTGGATAAAAGAAGGGGCCAGGAGAGAGAATTCATCTATCCGGACCATTGCCCCGAGTGCGGCACCCAGCTTGTGAGAGCGGCGGGGGAAGTGGCCCACCGCTGCCCCAACACCCAATGCCCTGCCAGAAACAGGGAAGGCATCTTTCACTTTGTATCCCGGGGGGCAATGGATATTGAAGGCCTTGGGCCGGCAGTGGTTACCCAATTGCTGCGGGAAGGTTTAATTTCCGATGCGGCAGATCTGTATAGCCTCAAATTTGAGGATTTAATTGAGTTGGAGCGTTTTGGTGAAAAATCCGCACAGAATTTATTGAATGCCATAGAAGACAGCAAGGAGCGCCCCTTAAGCCGGCTGATTTTTGCCCTGGGAATTCGCCATGTGGGACAAACCGCCGCCAAAAAGCTGGCAGAGCACTTTGGTAGCCTGGATGGGTTGGCCCGGGCCACCGAGGAAGAATTGCTGGCGGTTTATGAGGTGGGGCCCAAAATGGCTGAAAGTATTGTCAAATGGTTTGCCCAAGAAAACAACATAAAGTTGCTAAATAAATTAATTTTTGCAGGAGTTAACACCGCCCATGAAGAAACTTCAAAGACGTCCGATGAGAGCCTGGCAGGAAAAACCTTTGTATTAACGGGAACGCTGGCCGATTTTACCCGCCGGCAGGCTAAAGCTGCCATCGAGGCCCGGGGCGGCAAAGTTACTTCCAGTGTCAGCAAAAAAACCGACTTTGTGGTTGTGGGTGAGAATCCGGGGTCAAAATATGAAAAGGCCCAAAGCTTGGGCATAGAAATTTTAACTGAAGAAAAATTTAAGAAACTGGTAAACTAA
- the gatC gene encoding Asp-tRNA(Asn)/Glu-tRNA(Gln) amidotransferase subunit GatC has protein sequence MIGNKELEQMALMSRLELKEEEKELYTKQLNDILEEAKVLQEPDTDEVQPTVYVLPINNVFREDVVGEHLANEKVLANAPESEGNFIKVPKII, from the coding sequence TTGATTGGCAATAAAGAATTGGAGCAGATGGCTTTAATGAGCAGGTTAGAGCTAAAGGAAGAGGAAAAGGAACTGTACACCAAACAGCTGAATGATATACTGGAAGAGGCCAAAGTGCTGCAGGAACCGGATACTGATGAAGTGCAGCCCACTGTCTATGTACTGCCGATTAATAACGTGTTTAGGGAAGATGTGGTGGGCGAACACCTTGCCAATGAAAAGGTGCTGGCCAATGCCCCTGAGTCGGAAGGGAACTTCATTAAGGTACCCAAGATAATTTAA
- the gatA gene encoding Asp-tRNA(Asn)/Glu-tRNA(Gln) amidotransferase subunit GatA codes for MSLHAMTVHQLHELLVKREVSAEEITKAVFERIDQVENKVKAYITLTKEEAIERARQVDRRMAAGEKVSPLAGIPIAVKDNICTKDVPTTCASKMLENFVPPYNATVMEKLNAIGAVTVGKTNLDEFAIGSSTENSAFQATYNPWDLERVPGGSSGGSAAAVAADQCIAALGSDTGGSIRQPAALCGVVGLKPTYGAVSRYGLVAYASSLDQVGPITKDVTDCALMMNAICGYDPLDSTSAKGQQADYTKFLQRDIRGLKIGVPKEYMDEGLAPEMRRVIEEAIITFSNEGAVVEETSLPHSRYALSAYQIIASAEASSNLARYDGVAFGYRQANAEDILEMFIKSRSEALGDAVKGATLLGTYALSAGNYDTHYLKALKVRTLIIQDFQKALDKYDVLLSPVTPTPAFKFGEKTGHPMEMCLQHKYTLPVNLAGLPAVSIPGGFIGGLPVGLQLIGKHFSEDTLLRAAYTFEQNTDFHRKRAAL; via the coding sequence ATGTCTTTACATGCCATGACAGTCCATCAACTGCATGAATTGTTGGTGAAGAGGGAAGTCAGTGCTGAGGAAATAACAAAGGCGGTATTTGAACGTATTGATCAAGTGGAAAATAAGGTAAAAGCCTATATCACCTTAACCAAAGAAGAGGCCATAGAAAGGGCGCGGCAGGTAGACAGGCGCATGGCAGCCGGCGAAAAGGTATCCCCCCTGGCCGGCATACCCATTGCCGTTAAAGATAACATTTGTACAAAAGATGTGCCCACTACCTGTGCTTCAAAGATGTTGGAGAACTTTGTGCCCCCATACAATGCCACTGTGATGGAAAAACTCAATGCCATTGGCGCGGTGACGGTTGGCAAAACCAACCTGGATGAGTTTGCCATTGGTTCATCCACTGAAAATTCAGCATTTCAGGCTACATATAACCCCTGGGATTTGGAGCGGGTGCCCGGCGGCTCCAGCGGTGGCTCCGCAGCTGCGGTGGCAGCAGACCAGTGCATAGCGGCCCTGGGTTCTGACACCGGCGGCTCAATTAGGCAGCCCGCTGCCCTATGCGGGGTGGTCGGTTTAAAACCCACCTACGGTGCGGTGTCCAGGTATGGTCTGGTGGCCTATGCTTCTTCCTTAGACCAAGTTGGCCCCATAACCAAAGACGTTACCGACTGTGCTTTAATGATGAATGCAATCTGCGGCTATGATCCTTTAGATTCCACCTCGGCCAAGGGTCAGCAGGCCGATTATACAAAATTCCTGCAGAGGGACATCCGGGGATTAAAAATCGGTGTGCCTAAGGAGTATATGGATGAGGGGCTGGCCCCGGAGATGCGGAGGGTGATAGAGGAGGCCATTATTACCTTTTCCAATGAAGGTGCGGTGGTGGAGGAAACCAGCCTACCCCATAGCCGCTATGCCTTGTCTGCATATCAAATAATTGCCTCTGCAGAGGCCAGTTCCAACTTAGCCCGCTACGACGGTGTGGCCTTCGGCTACCGCCAAGCCAATGCAGAGGATATTTTGGAAATGTTTATAAAAAGTCGCAGTGAGGCCCTTGGGGATGCGGTGAAAGGGGCAACCCTTCTTGGCACCTATGCCCTTTCTGCCGGCAATTATGACACCCATTATTTGAAGGCCCTAAAGGTTCGGACGCTGATAATCCAAGATTTCCAGAAAGCCTTGGATAAGTATGATGTTTTATTGTCGCCGGTAACCCCCACCCCTGCCTTTAAGTTCGGCGAAAAAACCGGCCACCCCATGGAAATGTGTTTGCAGCATAAATATACACTGCCGGTAAACTTGGCGGGTCTTCCTGCAGTATCAATCCCCGGTGGTTTTATAGGCGGACTGCCGGTGGGACTGCAATTGATAGGTAAGCACTTCAGTGAAGATACATTACTGCGGGCTGCCTATACCTTTGAACAAAATACCGATTTCCACCGTAAGCGTGCGGCTCTATAA
- the gatB gene encoding Asp-tRNA(Asn)/Glu-tRNA(Gln) amidotransferase subunit GatB, translated as MAQWEAVIGLEVHVELKTNTKLFCNSSTEFGGDPNTHVCPICLGMPGTMPVLNKRVVEYAVKAGLALNCRINRYSTFDRKNYFYPDVPKNWQTSQNYLPIASKGYLDIEVNGSSKRIGIHHLHMEEDAGKLVHQGTIISSPYSLVDYNRAAVPLIEIVSEPDIRTPEEARAYLEKLKAIIQYTGISDCKMEEGSLRCDANISIRPRGSDEFNTKTEIKNMNSFRALQRALEYEIERQIDVVEDGGEVVSETRTWDEDKGVTLSMREKLQSQDYRCFPEPDLPPIVLEEKWVEEIKAGLPELPDARKARYVDRYGLPAYDAEVLTLTKETSDYFEEVLEHYPQAKTVSNWIMGDFSRLMNENNLEISDSSVSPVQLADLLKLIDKGTISGKIAKTVLEEMVKTGKDPVKIVEEKGLVQITDEGEISRIIDEVLANNPKSVADYRSGKTKAMGFLVGQTMKATKGKANPELVNKLLKEKLQ; from the coding sequence GTGGCTCAATGGGAAGCTGTTATAGGTTTAGAAGTGCACGTTGAATTGAAAACCAATACTAAGTTATTTTGTAATTCCTCCACGGAATTTGGCGGTGACCCCAACACCCATGTTTGTCCCATATGTCTCGGTATGCCCGGCACCATGCCGGTCTTAAATAAAAGGGTGGTGGAGTATGCCGTTAAGGCGGGTTTGGCCTTGAATTGCCGGATCAACCGCTATTCAACATTCGATCGCAAAAACTATTTTTACCCCGATGTGCCAAAAAACTGGCAGACCTCGCAGAATTACTTGCCGATAGCCAGCAAGGGCTATTTGGATATTGAAGTAAACGGCAGCTCAAAAAGGATAGGTATTCACCACCTGCATATGGAAGAGGATGCGGGTAAGCTGGTGCACCAGGGCACCATTATTAGCTCGCCTTACTCCCTTGTGGACTACAACCGGGCTGCCGTGCCCTTGATTGAAATTGTATCCGAGCCGGATATCCGCACACCGGAGGAGGCCAGGGCTTATCTGGAAAAGCTAAAGGCCATTATTCAATATACCGGCATATCTGACTGTAAAATGGAAGAAGGTTCGCTCCGCTGTGATGCCAACATATCTATCCGGCCAAGGGGTTCCGATGAATTTAACACTAAAACGGAAATTAAAAACATGAACTCCTTTAGAGCCCTGCAGCGGGCGCTGGAATATGAGATAGAGCGGCAAATAGATGTGGTGGAAGACGGCGGAGAAGTTGTTTCGGAAACACGCACCTGGGATGAGGATAAGGGGGTAACCCTTTCCATGCGTGAAAAGTTACAGTCCCAGGACTACCGGTGTTTTCCGGAGCCTGATTTGCCGCCGATAGTACTGGAGGAAAAGTGGGTTGAGGAAATAAAGGCCGGTTTACCTGAACTGCCCGATGCCCGTAAGGCAAGGTATGTTGACCGGTATGGCCTGCCTGCCTATGATGCTGAAGTGTTGACCCTTACCAAGGAAACATCGGACTATTTTGAAGAGGTGCTGGAACATTATCCCCAGGCCAAGACGGTGAGCAACTGGATAATGGGGGATTTTTCCCGCCTAATGAATGAGAACAATTTAGAAATTAGCGACAGCTCTGTGTCGCCGGTGCAATTGGCGGATTTGCTTAAACTAATCGACAAGGGAACAATTAGCGGCAAGATTGCTAAAACCGTACTGGAAGAGATGGTGAAAACGGGCAAGGATCCGGTTAAGATAGTAGAAGAAAAGGGTTTGGTACAGATAACAGATGAGGGCGAAATATCCCGCATTATTGATGAAGTGCTGGCCAATAACCCTAAGTCGGTGGCAGACTAC